GGCCCCGACGCGGCCGAGGGCGGCATCATCCAGCTCGCGGTGCACGCGGCGCCGCTGCTGGCCGCGACCCGGGTGCCGCTCGGGGTCGCGCTGACCGGTGCGATCCGGACGGTGAAGCCGCTCGCCGGCCCCGCACTCGACCTCTACGCCGCGGTGCAGCCGCCGGGGGACAAGAACCTGCTGGGCCGGCCGGAGTTCAAGGCGATGTTCCTCGACGACCTGCTCAACGGCAGCCGGTTCCAGACCTCGGCGCCGCTGGCCGACCTGCTGCTCTTCACGCGGGACTGGGGGTTCCGGCTCGCCGACGTGAAGGTGCCGGTGCGCTGGTGGCACGGCGACGACGACCACATCGTGCCGTTCCGGCACGGGCGGCACTGCGTCGACCGGCTCCCGGACGCGACGATGACGACCATCGACGGCGAGAGCCACCTCGGCGGCCTGGGCATCGCCGTGCAGGTGATGGACGAGCTGCTCGCGCTCGGCGCCTGATTGCGGCAGGGTGTGACCCAGACACGCGGCGGTTGCGCTGGTGTCGCGCCGCCCCATGGGCCACAATGGGAACACAACATCACAGGTGTCACTCCGCAAAACG
The genomic region above belongs to Nocardioides sp. QY071 and contains:
- a CDS encoding alpha/beta hydrolase, whose amino-acid sequence is MTFPAPRMPEQPKRPTLEGNVAVRDGRRLSFAEYGSRRGPAIVWMHGTPGARRQIPVDARAYADEVGARIIGIDRPGIGSSTPHLYENVHDWTGDLRLLLDALAIDSARVIGLSGGGPYALAAGAALPDRVPGVGVLGGVAPTRGPDAAEGGIIQLAVHAAPLLAATRVPLGVALTGAIRTVKPLAGPALDLYAAVQPPGDKNLLGRPEFKAMFLDDLLNGSRFQTSAPLADLLLFTRDWGFRLADVKVPVRWWHGDDDHIVPFRHGRHCVDRLPDATMTTIDGESHLGGLGIAVQVMDELLALGA